AACCAAAACAAGGGAATCCTCCTCCGAGAATTTATGAAACTCCCTGTGGAATGATTAACTCAATTGGATTGCAAAATATAGGATTAGAGGCATTTAAAAAAGAAAAGCTTCCATTTTTGAAAAAGTTTAACACTAACATAATAGTAAACTTTTTTGGTGAAAATCTTGATGAATATATAGAAGTAGCAAAACTTCTTGATGAAACTGAGGGAGTTCATGCTCTTGAGATGAATGTTTCATGCCCGAATAAGACAAGTGAATGGAGAAAAATGGGATTAGAGCCAGAACTTTTACGGGAAGCTATAAAAAGGGTTAGACTTCATATTAAAAAGCCATTGATAGTTAAACTTGCTCCTCAGGTTACCGAGATTGCTTTAATGGCAAGAATTTGTGAGGAAGAAGGCGCAGATGCTGTCTCTTTGATTAATACAATTCCAGCAATGGTGATTGATATAAAAACTCGTAAAAGTATGATAGGAACTCTTACCGGAGGTCTTTCAGGACCTGCGATAAGACCAGTAGCTTTAAGAGCAGTGTGGGAAGTTGCCCAAGCTGTTAAAATTCCTGTAATTGGAGTTGGAGGAATTGTTAGTGCAGAAGATGCTTTGCAGTTTTTAATTGCTGGAGCAAAGGCTATTCAAGTAGGAACAGCTAATTTTATAAACCCTATTGCAACAGTTGAGATAATTGAAGGCATTAAGCAGTTTTTAATTGAAGAAAACATAAAAGACATAAATGAGATCATTGGCAGCTTCAAAGAATAGGATAATTACACTTTTAACTGATTTTGGTTATGATGACCCTTTTGTTGGGCAGATGAAAGGAGTAATTTTAAAAATAAATCCAAATGTAAAAATCATTGATATCACACATGGTATTAAACCTCAGACAGTGGAGGATGCTGCTTTTGTTTTATGGCAAAGCTTTAAATACTTTCCTAAGGGAACTATTCATCTCAGCATTGTTGACCCTGGGGTTGGTTCTCAGAGAAAAGCTTTGATAGTTAAATCTCAGGGACATTACTTTATCGCTCCTGACAATGGACTTCTTAGCTATGTTATAAAAGAACCCTTTGTATGCATATCAATTGAAAATCCTAAATATTTTCTACAAAAGGAAAGTCCTACTTTTCAGGGAAGAGATGTTTTCGCACCTGCTGCAGCATGGCTTTCAACAGGAGTTTCAATAAGTGAATTTGGCAAACCATTAAAAGAGATTTTTTTACTGGAGTATTTAAATCCTGTAAATTTGAATGATAAAATAGTTGGGAAAATAGTTTATATTGATAGATTTGGTAATGCAATAACCAATATAAAACCAGAAGAGAGAAAAATTAAAGAAATAAGAGTTGGAGAAACAATCCTTCCAATTGTGAACTTTTATTCTCAGTCTCCAAATAAACCTGCAGCACTTATAAATAGTGACGGATTTATAGAGATATTCATTTATATGGGCAATGCTGTAAAAACTATGGGGTTAGAGAAAAAACAGATTGTGGAGGCTTTATTAGATGGATGAGGTTGTAAAAGGATTAATAAAGAATGAGCATGTTCTTGTTGTAGCAACAATTTGCACAGAAACAGTTGAGTATGCAAGAAAGATTCACGATACATGGCCTACTGCTACAGCAGCAATGGGAAGAGTTATTGCTGGAAGCGTTCTTCTCGCATCAACATTAAAGGATAGGCAGAAGATAATGGTTCAGATAAAGGGTGATGGACCTTTAAATGAAGTTGTAGCTGAAGCAGATTCTTTTTATAGAGTTCGTGCATATGTAAAAAGACCACATATCTATATGGGATTGAAGAATGAGAAAATTGATGTGGGAAGAGGAGTGGGCAAAGGTTTTTTAAATGTGATAAGAGATTTGGGATTAAGAGAATACTATCAAAGTAGCGTGGAACTTCAAACAGGTGAGATTGCCCGAGACCTTGCTTACTATTTAAATGTTTCTGAACAGATTCCTTCAGCAGTCTCACTTGGAGTTTATGTTGAACCAGATAACTCAGTTAAAGCAGCAGGTGGTTTTATGATTCAGACCATGCCTGAAACAAGAACTGAAATAGTTGAGTTCCTTGAAAGAAAACTTTCTGAAACTCAATCAACTTCATCAATGATACTTCAAGGAATGGATTCTCTACAAATACTTGAAGAAGTAGTAGGATTACCAATTGAGGTTTTGCACAGAGGCACTGTTACATACTTCTGCCCATGCACAAAAGATAGAGTTATCAATGCAATTGTTACACTTGGAAGAGAAGAAATTCAGAAAATGATTGAAGAAGGAAAAACAGTTGATGTTGAATGCTATTTCTGCAAGAAGAAATATGAGGTAACAGTGGAAGAGTTAAAAATTCTGCTCAGGGAAATTTAAGTTTTAGCTTAAAGTTATAGTCTGCAAATTTATCTTTTTTCTTGATAAAAAGCCATTCATCAGATTTCCCCTTAAGTTTCACTAAAACAAAGTTTCCTTTTAATATTTCTCCTTCCATAAAAATTTCCCACTGTCCTTCTTCAGGAGAGCCTTTCACTGTGCTATATTGCCCTTTATCCCAGATATAAACTTTACCTGCACCATACTGTCCTTCAGGAATAATACCTTCAAAGTTACCATACTCTAAAGCATGATCTTCAACCTGAATTGCAAGACGCTTATCTTGAGGATTCATTGAAGGACCTTTGGGAATTGCCCAAGATTTGAGCACTCCATCCTTTTCTAGTCTGAGGTCAAAATGAAGCTTTTTTGCATGATGTTCGTGCACAACAAAGTAAGGCATTGTTCCTCCTATTTTTTTGCAAAGATTCTTTTAATAAGCATTGTTGCATAGGAACCTCTTGGAAGAATAAAACCAAGAGTAAGCTTTATTTTACCTTCATAAACTTCATCATCTTCAATTTTATGCAGAATATTAGGGATGACAAGGACTTGTCTTGGAACAGATTTAAAAAATGACTGTCTTATTTTTTTCAAATTAAACTGAGAAGGTTTTATTTGTCTTTCAAAAAAAATCTCATTATATATTTTTTCAATAATGTCCTGGGGCATTTTTGCGTTTGAAGAAGGTGTAGGAATCTCTAAACTCTTAAGATACTCAAAATTTTTTTCATCAATTTCATCAAAGAAGATATACTCTCCTGCAACTCCTTTATGAATAAGCAAATTTTCAACGGGGAATAAAGTTTTAAGGAGTCTTTTAACAGTTTCATTCCATATAAAACTCTGATAGGCTGAAAAAAACATGGACATTTCTTCTTTTGGAATTTTTTGAAGCAGTGATATGTAATCCTTTTGATGCTCTAAAAGATGGCTGAATGCAAATTTTTCAAATTTAGTTTTAGCAAAATTTAAACAACTGTTCCAGTCACCCCAGTTTTCAGAAATTTTTCTTTTTCTTTCTTTTGCCTTTTTTTTATCTTCAGGATATATATGGGTAAAGTAAATTTTAAGTGCTCCATTATAATGCCCTTTTATTATTTTTTCAGCAATAAATCCTTGGTTTGGATCAAAGCTTCCAAATCTCTGATCATCAAAATAGTTTATGAATCCGTAATTTTTAACTTTTTCAATATGATATATGATAGAATCAATGGCATTTGGAGAAATAGCTCTTACAGTTACTTTGAAAACATTGTTCTCAATGAATTGTGGCTTCATTGGTTCATCTGAAAAACCAATATGTTTGAGTTCAAATTTATCTTTTTTTATATTAAATTTGAAAGGAGGATTTTTTATTGTTATGAACTGCTCAGTAATACCGTGTCTGTCTTTTTTCCCACCGTATGAGATGCTATCAAAGGGAATTCTCAATTTTTGGGCAATCTTTTTTAACAAGTCAATCGTATTCCACTTTTTTTTCTTTAGAATAAAAACTCCAAAAGGTCCCTTTTCCTTTAAGGGAATTGAACTTATCTCTTTTACAATGAAATCTTCTGGCTTTACTTTAATTTTATATGACATGTTAAAATTATACCATTATGATAGAGGAAAAGTTGAAAGAGTTAGGGATAACACTTCCAGAGCCTCTAAAACCTGTTGGTGCTTATACAACCGCTTTAAAAGTAGGAAATCTTTTATTTTTAAGCGGAATTCTTCCTTTTAGAGAAGGAAAGCTTTTAAGGAAAGGCAAGGTTGATAAGAATGTATCTATTAAAGAGGCTTCTGAAGAGGCATTACAGGTTGTTTTAAATGCACTGGCAATTGTAAAAGATTATATAGGTAATCTTGATAAAATAAGACAATGTGTAAAAGTAACCGGATATATTGCTTCTTCAGAAAGTTTTACGGAACACCCTAAGGTTCTTAATCCAGCATCAGAACTTCTGATGAAAATATTCGGTGAAAATGGGAAACATTGTAGAGTAGCTGTAGGAGTATATAGCCTCCCACTTGATGCTGTAGTAGAAATGGATTTTATTTTTGAATTGAAAAAATAAAATTATCTAACGAAGATTATTATTTATTTCTTCTTAATTTTTCTATTTCTTCCTTTGTCAATGGTCTAAGTTGACCTGGTTTCAGGTCTCCCAATTTGACGCCATCAATAGCTATTCTAATAAGCCTGATAACAGGATGCCCGACGCGTTCAAGCATTTTACGAATCTGTCTTTTTCTACCTTCATGAAGAGTAATCTTTATCCAAGAATTAGCTTTAAGTTTTTTTACGAGATGAACACTTACAGGTACAGCAAGTTTGCCTTCAATTTTTATCCCTTTCCTAAGTTTTTCAATTGTTTCAGGTTCAACGATACCATCAACCTTTACCATGTAAGTTTTTTCTATCTGGGAACTTGGGTGCATAACTTTGTAAGCTAATTCTCCATCATTAGTAAGAAGAAGCAACCCTTCAGAATCAAAATCAAGCCTGCCTACAGGGTAAATGCGGAATTTTATTCCCTTTATAAAATCTCTTATAGTAGGTCTTCCTTGAGGGTCTAAAAGTGCTGTGATTACCTTTCGGGGCTTATAAAAAGCATAGTACACCTTAGGTTCTGGTTTAATGAGAAGTTTTCCATCAACTTTTATGTAGTCTTTTTCAGGGTCTGCTTTTTGTCCTATTACCGCAATCTGTCCGTTTACAGTTACTCGTCCTTCTTTTATTAATTCTTCAGCGTGTCTCCTTGATGCAATTCCGTAATCAGATAGTATTTTCTGTAATCTTTCAAGCATTTTTTAATCCATAATCTCAATATAAGCTCTCTGACGTAAACCTCTTGTCCAGAGCTTGTAATCTTTTTTAAACTTTTCATCTTCTAAAAGACTTCTCACGTAGTTTACAAGCTGTTCAGAACCTTTTTTAAAACAAACTCCATCAAGCCTGAAAATAAAAATACCATGTTCAGTCATCATAGGTTCACTTACTTGTCCTATATTCATTTTTGAGAATAAATTTGATAGTTCAGAGGCAATTTCTTTCTTTTTAAGAAGTCCAATTGCTCCTCCTGTTTTTGCTGTTACGTCCTCACTCATCTGAGATGCTACTTTACTGAAAGGCTCACCTTGAATGAGTCTTTTGAAAACTTCATTTATTTTTGCTTTTAGTTCTTCTTGATTTTCTCTTTTTTTCAAAAATATCTGGCTTACATAATAACCCTCATCATCACATGAAAGCTCTGGATGAGCTGCAATATAGTTATTTATCTCAGCATCAGTAATAATAATTTTGCTTTTTACTAATGTGTTTAATGCTCTACCAATTATTATCTGTTCTTTAAGCATTTTTTTATAGTCATTAATGCTCATGCCTTCTTTTTTAAGGGTTTCCAGAAAAGCTTGTTCTGTAAGAGCATATTTTTTCTTTATATCATTTATTGCTCCTTCTATCTCAGAATCGGTAACAAAAATTCCATATTTTTCAGCTTCTTCAATCTGAAGTTTTGTATCAATTAGTCTCTCAAGAAACTCTTCTTCATGAGCTTTAAAGTATTTGAATTTTTCATCTGGATTTAATGCCTTAATCTCATCCTTCGCAGTAAATTCCATATATTTGTATAGTTCGCTCCAGGTTATTACATCTCTGTTTACAACAGCGATTACTTTATCAACGAAGAATTTGTTTTCTTCT
The Thermodesulfovibrio yellowstonii DSM 11347 DNA segment above includes these coding regions:
- a CDS encoding dihydroorotate dehydrogenase; its protein translation is MPVLEVKIGNLSFKNPVLTASGTFGYGLEYSQFVDLNILGGIVVKGLSLKPKQGNPPPRIYETPCGMINSIGLQNIGLEAFKKEKLPFLKKFNTNIIVNFFGENLDEYIEVAKLLDETEGVHALEMNVSCPNKTSEWRKMGLEPELLREAIKRVRLHIKKPLIVKLAPQVTEIALMARICEEEGADAVSLINTIPAMVIDIKTRKSMIGTLTGGLSGPAIRPVALRAVWEVAQAVKIPVIGVGGIVSAEDALQFLIAGAKAIQVGTANFINPIATVEIIEGIKQFLIEENIKDINEIIGSFKE
- a CDS encoding SAM hydrolase/SAM-dependent halogenase family protein, with product MRSLAASKNRIITLLTDFGYDDPFVGQMKGVILKINPNVKIIDITHGIKPQTVEDAAFVLWQSFKYFPKGTIHLSIVDPGVGSQRKALIVKSQGHYFIAPDNGLLSYVIKEPFVCISIENPKYFLQKESPTFQGRDVFAPAAAWLSTGVSISEFGKPLKEIFLLEYLNPVNLNDKIVGKIVYIDRFGNAITNIKPEERKIKEIRVGETILPIVNFYSQSPNKPAALINSDGFIEIFIYMGNAVKTMGLEKKQIVEALLDG
- the hslO gene encoding Hsp33 family molecular chaperone HslO; the protein is MDEVVKGLIKNEHVLVVATICTETVEYARKIHDTWPTATAAMGRVIAGSVLLASTLKDRQKIMVQIKGDGPLNEVVAEADSFYRVRAYVKRPHIYMGLKNEKIDVGRGVGKGFLNVIRDLGLREYYQSSVELQTGEIARDLAYYLNVSEQIPSAVSLGVYVEPDNSVKAAGGFMIQTMPETRTEIVEFLERKLSETQSTSSMILQGMDSLQILEEVVGLPIEVLHRGTVTYFCPCTKDRVINAIVTLGREEIQKMIEEGKTVDVECYFCKKKYEVTVEELKILLREI
- a CDS encoding DNA polymerase ligase N-terminal domain-containing protein codes for the protein MPYFVVHEHHAKKLHFDLRLEKDGVLKSWAIPKGPSMNPQDKRLAIQVEDHALEYGNFEGIIPEGQYGAGKVYIWDKGQYSTVKGSPEEGQWEIFMEGEILKGNFVLVKLKGKSDEWLFIKKKDKFADYNFKLKLKFP
- the truD gene encoding tRNA pseudouridine(13) synthase TruD; amino-acid sequence: MSYKIKVKPEDFIVKEISSIPLKEKGPFGVFILKKKKWNTIDLLKKIAQKLRIPFDSISYGGKKDRHGITEQFITIKNPPFKFNIKKDKFELKHIGFSDEPMKPQFIENNVFKVTVRAISPNAIDSIIYHIEKVKNYGFINYFDDQRFGSFDPNQGFIAEKIIKGHYNGALKIYFTHIYPEDKKKAKERKRKISENWGDWNSCLNFAKTKFEKFAFSHLLEHQKDYISLLQKIPKEEMSMFFSAYQSFIWNETVKRLLKTLFPVENLLIHKGVAGEYIFFDEIDEKNFEYLKSLEIPTPSSNAKMPQDIIEKIYNEIFFERQIKPSQFNLKKIRQSFFKSVPRQVLVIPNILHKIEDDEVYEGKIKLTLGFILPRGSYATMLIKRIFAKK
- a CDS encoding RidA family protein; translation: MIEEKLKELGITLPEPLKPVGAYTTALKVGNLLFLSGILPFREGKLLRKGKVDKNVSIKEASEEALQVVLNALAIVKDYIGNLDKIRQCVKVTGYIASSESFTEHPKVLNPASELLMKIFGENGKHCRVAVGVYSLPLDAVVEMDFIFELKK
- a CDS encoding pseudouridine synthase is translated as MLERLQKILSDYGIASRRHAEELIKEGRVTVNGQIAVIGQKADPEKDYIKVDGKLLIKPEPKVYYAFYKPRKVITALLDPQGRPTIRDFIKGIKFRIYPVGRLDFDSEGLLLLTNDGELAYKVMHPSSQIEKTYMVKVDGIVEPETIEKLRKGIKIEGKLAVPVSVHLVKKLKANSWIKITLHEGRKRQIRKMLERVGHPVIRLIRIAIDGVKLGDLKPGQLRPLTKEEIEKLRRNK
- a CDS encoding peptidylprolyl isomerase produces the protein MRKFKNRLISPRVINQKYLNCSIKFVFFLMIVFFCTQLLIFKLNAEENKFFVDKVIAVVNRDVITWSELYKYMEFTAKDEIKALNPDEKFKYFKAHEEEFLERLIDTKLQIEEAEKYGIFVTDSEIEGAINDIKKKYALTEQAFLETLKKEGMSINDYKKMLKEQIIIGRALNTLVKSKIIITDAEINNYIAAHPELSCDDEGYYVSQIFLKKRENQEELKAKINEVFKRLIQGEPFSKVASQMSEDVTAKTGGAIGLLKKKEIASELSNLFSKMNIGQVSEPMMTEHGIFIFRLDGVCFKKGSEQLVNYVRSLLEDEKFKKDYKLWTRGLRQRAYIEIMD